The following nucleotide sequence is from Leptodactylus fuscus isolate aLepFus1 chromosome 10, aLepFus1.hap2, whole genome shotgun sequence.
acattgtatcaggtattattatagtgcggagggggccgctacattgtatcaggtattataggaggagggggccgctacattgtatcaggtattataggaggagggggccgctacattgtatcaggtattattatagtgaggagggggccgctacattgtatcaggtattataggagggggccgctacattgtatcaggtattattatagtgaggagggggccgctacattgtatcaggtattattatagtgaggagggggccgctacattgtatcaggtattattatagtgcggagggggccgctacattgtatcaggtattattatagtgcggagggggccgctacattgtatcaggtattattatagtgcggagggggccgctacattgtatcaggtattattatagtgcggagggggccgctacattgtatcaggtattataggagggggccgctacattgtatcaggtattataggagggggccgctacattgtatcaggtattattatagtgcggagggggccgctacattgtatcaggtattataggagggggccgctacattgtatcaggtattattatagtgaggagggggccgctacattgtatcaggtattataggaggagggggccgctacattgtatcaggtattattatagtgcggagggggccgctacattgtatcaggtatttttatagtgaggagggggccgctacattgtatcaggtattataggagggggccgctacattgtatcaggtattattatagtgcggagggggccgctacattgtatcaggtattataggagggggccgctacattgtatcaggtattatagtgaggagggggccgctacattgtatcaggtattataggagggggccgctacattgtatcaggtattattatagtgaggagggggccgctacattgtatcaggtattattatagtgaggagggggccgctacactgtatcaggtattatagtgaggagggggccgctacattgtatcaggtattattatagtgaggagggggccgctacattgtatcaggtataacagaggagggggccgctacattgtatcaggtattatagtgaggagggggccgctacattgtatcaggtataacagaggagggggccgctacattgtatcaggtattatagcgaggagggggccgctacattgtatcaggtattataggagggggccgctacattgtataaggtattataggagggggccgctacattgtatcaggtattattatagtgcggagggggccgctacattgtatcaggtattacagtgaggagggggccgctacattgtatcaggtattatagtgAGGAGGGGACCGCTACATTCTCTGGGAGGGAGGGGAGATGCTACATTATGTCAGGTATGAtgctgaggagggggccgctacgTTATATCAGGTATTATAAAGAGGAGGGGGCCGCTACGTTATATCCGGTATTTTAGTGCCGAGGGGGCCACTACATTCTCTGGGAGGGAGGGGAGAtgctgaggagggggccgctacattttataatgttatATCAGATGTGACGGGGGAGGGGGCTACATTATATCCGGTGAGGTGGGGGCGGCTTTGTTATACTTGACCTGGTATTGTTGATGTATCTGACACAaggttgtgatgtcacaatacatatTATACGGCCCCACCACTGACTGCTGTGTATGGCTGTATCGCCTGCTCCGTCTTCTTGGGTGATCCTGGCACTGACCTCCCGCACTTCACATTGGCCCATTGCACTGGTGACCAGTTGTTGCGGCTTCTGCACGTTCTGGTCTCCTTACTTGTGGAATCTTCTGTCAGGGCGGCAGGCTTCatcctccagacacagagcagGAGCCATCCCATCATGCAGTGCGGCGTGACACAGGCACACCCTGCATAAGAGCTTATACCGAGACTCTCAAGATCTCCAGCTGCATTGTGTCCTCTTCACCTGTGAGATAGGCTGGGTCAGGCTAaggaggaggatggaggggtGTAGAACGGCCAGGTCAGGccgaggaggaggatggaggggtGTAGGAGAACGGCCGGGTCAGGCCGAGGAGGATGAAGGGGTGTAGGAGAACGGCCGGGTCAGGCCGAGGAGGATGAAGGGGTGTAGGAGAACGGCCGGGTCAGGCCGAGGAGGATGGAGGGGTGTAGGAGAGTGGCCGGGTCAGGtagaggaggatggaggggtgTAGGAGAGTGGCTGAGTCAGgctgaggaggaggatggaggggtGTAGGAGAGTGGCCGGGTCAGgctgaggaggaggatggaggggtGTAGGAGAATGGCCGGGTCAGgctgaggaggaggatggaggggtGTAGGAGAATGGCCGGGTCAGGtagaggaggatggaggggtgTAAGAGAATGGCCGGGTCAggtagaggaggaggatggaggggtGTAGGAGAAAGGCTGGGTCAGgctgaggaggaggatggaggggtGTAGGAGAATGGCCGGGTCAggtagaggaggaggatggaggggtGTAGGAGAATGGCCGGGTCAGgctgaggaggaggatggaggggtGTAGGAGAACGGCCGGGTCAGGCCGAGGAGGATGAAGGGGTGTAGGAGAATGGCCGGGTCAGGTcgaggaggaggatggaggggtGTAGGAGAATGGCCGGGTCAggtagaggaggaggatggaggggtGTAGGAGAACGGCCGGGTCAGGCCGAGGAGGATGAAGGGGTGTAGGAGAACGGCCGGGTCAGGCCGAGGAGGATGGAGGGGTGTAGGAGAAAGGCCGGGTCAGgctgaggaggaggatggaggggtGTAGGAGAACGGCCGGGTCAGgctgaggaggaggatggaggagtgtAGGAGAATGGCCGGGACAGGcagaggaggatggaggggtgTAGGAGAATGGCTGGGTCAGgctgaggaggaggatggaggagtgtAGGAGAATGGCCGGGTCAGGcagaggaggatggaggggtgTAGGAGAATGGCTGGGTCAggtagaggaggaggatggaggggtGTAGGAGAATGGCCGGGTCAGgctgaggaggaggatggaggagtgtAGGAGAATGGCCGGGACAGGcagaggaggatggaggggtgTAGGAGAATAGCCGGGTCAGgctgaggaggatggaggagaatGGCTGGGTCAggctgaggaggaggatgatgatgccTTCCTAATCCCTCAGGGTCCTGTCTGTCTCACCTGGCGTGCGCTCCATACTCTTCAGCCTCGGTCAGCATTATTCCCCCTCGGTGACCTTTTGGAGGTGAACCGTGCGGCTCAATTCCAAGGCGGTGCAGCTGTCACAGAGCCATCAGGGCTGCAGCTGTCAGCAGAGATCTGGAATCCTCCATCCATTTATAGGCCAGGCTCGGCGGACTCCATTGTTTTGTTGCTCACTTGTCCGACTTTCCAGGTCTTATTTTTAGGTGGGGAAGCGGGAGTAACTTGGTCTGTCACTTGTTATTGAGTGGCCCCTACATGTCTCCCTATCCAAAAGATGGTTCTCCTGATGATGTCTTGTGTATTTCCTCTGTGATGTCTCTGGCAAGTGACAGCTGTGAAGTCAGTGCACTAATAGTGACTGGTGACTCAGGCCCCTGGCCGCTCAGCGCGCCCCCTCCTACACGGGCAGCCGGGCCACCTGCTCTTTCGGCGTCGTGCCATTCTGACGCGAGACTGTAGGGGGTTTGGATGACCCTGAGGATGTGAGCGCCATATTGCTGGTGAAGTGTAGAGGGGTGACCAGACAGTAGTTACCAATGACATGTGTAGGCCAGGGCTCActacagcagccaatcagattccAGTTCTTGGTCGTGGGGTTACCGTAGCTCCTCTTCTCTTTTGGTAACACTCTCTCTCTTCATGTGCTTATGTTTAGATGACGTTGTCCAATGGTCCTTGCCCTGAGGGTCCTAAATGTGGAAACCTCTACTACCCCCAGCTGCGTCCTGGTTATATTCCCATTCCAATCCAACATGAAGGCCTGGACACCAGACAGCAGCCGCCCTTTCTTCATGTGCCTCAGCCAGCTATGCAAAGGGTTAAATGTGAACCTTCGATGCAGAAGCGGCCACAGTCTCCTTTGCTGGGTCCCAACCGACCTCAGTCTCCAGCCTGGAGCCCACCAGAATCTCCTCCGACGGATAAACAGGGTGAACAGATCGCCGGCTCCTCGGCGTCTCGCGGCTCTTTACAAGGACAATCGGTAACGTCCCAGGCATGACTTGTTCTGTTTTTAAGATTTTCAATATCAAAGGAAATATTGTGAAATCTCCACGTTCAGTATATATacgtgtaagggcgggttcacatctgcgccccggtctccgtttcctgcccaaaactggagagaagatggaaacctgcagtcatttgaatgggtttggaaagtctccggctgtgagcattttgtgctctccatcgcgaaactgtttttgttttttttttaaccggacacaaagtggaacatgcaggactttgtgtccggtttaagaaaaaaaaaaaaaaaacggttttgccacggagaccagaaggcgctcacggccggacacactcagccaggtttccgtcttctttctgcagaagatggaaacctgagaactgagatcgggcgcaggtgtgaacccgccctaaggcatGTGGTCAACTGTAGAGCTACAGTGGGATATAATGTGTATGCGCAGATCATAGACAGTAGCCATGTACTCTTTATCCCACCATCGCCCTCCATCATGCCCGCTTGTCAGAGTGATGGTAGATTCTTGTGCTTACATTgcagcctcctccatcagagcaaTCCCTTGGCAGGCAAGGACCTGGCAGACAAGGCCACCAGCTGCCTCGGGGCTATATTCCCATACCGGTGATCCACGAGGGGAACGTCCCACGACAACCTTCTCACAACGTGCCACAGAAGTCTGAATACCAACCGCACCATCCAGTTTTCCACAGGATTCAGGATGAAAGAGAAACTAAACAACCCCCAAAGACTGTGTCTAGTCGGGAAAGTTCCCCAGCCAGGATGACTCCTCCACCCCCAGCTCCTGCTCCCGTCACCGTCCAGGTAATGTCCACAGGCTCTGAGGGATCTTCTGGTGAAAAGTTGTTAGATTGTATTTTCTGTCTCTTTCTGTCTCTTGTCTTCTGTTCTTGTGTTAATCGCTTTCTCGTTACTCTCGGCAGATTCCGATACAAAAGGTTTCCGCACCTAGAAGTCATGTAGAGGTGGACTCTGCTCCTGTACTGTCCGTCCACACTCAGAAGACCTCTCCTGTAAATGTTCCAGTTCATGAAAACTTGCCACCCACTGCTCCTAGCCCTGATAGCACTCGGAGCACTTCTCCAGCCCAGACTACCTCGACAAGCAGCCCCCCAGCCGCAACAAACCCACCGAGAGGCTTTGTGGCTCAGACACGTCCTCTGAGTACGGAACAAGAGCAGACAAGAATCCCAGAAGACAGTAACTTGTTTCTCCAGAAAGGGAGGAAAGAAGAGCAGCAACATCCACAACAAGTAGAAGACGGCACAACGCCAGATGAAGGCGTTCCTCCAGCAGAAGCCGCTGAGCCCCAAACTAAGCACCCAGGAGTTCTACAGATAGAAAGAATTTTGCACAGGGTGCAGGCGCTACAAGAAGCTGTGAATAGCTTCCAAGGCAACAAGAATGAGAAGAAGTATCTGATGTTGGAGGAGTATCTGACTAAGGAGCTACTGGCCCTAGATTCAGTAGACCCAGAAGGCCGTGCTGATGTTCGCCAGGCTAGAAGAGATGGTGTCAGAAAAGTCCAGAACATTCTTGAGACTTTGGAACAAAAAGCTACTAATAATCCAGCAGTGGAGTTGACTGGAAACCCCCAAGAACTAATGGAGTTGGCTGGTACAATGGGGGAAAGTCCGGAAGTGTTGAGTTCTGCTGCTCCAGTGCAGGAGGCTTCTCCAGCCCAAGACGTCTCTACCCCAAGCACTTGTGCTAGACATTAAGAGCTCGAACTTTGGGTAGGAAGGCCAATCACTGGGAAGACACTTGGGTTTTAGTTTTGCATTTTAAAACGTTGCGCGTGTTCATGTGTGACTAAAACTCGCCATCTGCAGAATCCGTCCCTGGAAAAGAAAGTCATGGGGGATGTTGGTAGAGAGTTTACGGAGGAGAAGGAGTTTGGGGAAAGTCTGGGTGAAAATCCATCCTAGAAAGACTTTACTTTGTCTGCTGCTCTGGCTCGCTTCTAGTTTGGCACGAGGTCTCTCTTCGGATACTTGCACTGATAAATGGTTGTCCGATAGGGATTCACTCTGCCTGCCCCGTATCGCATGACTCGATAACTTCCTATGCCTGCAAAGTCTTTCACACTGGAGTATTGAGATGGGCAGGATGATTCTGTGCACGCTGCTATAAATGCCCCATCTGGGCTTTAAGTCTACGGCTCTTGGAAGAAGAGTCTAAATTGCGTATCTATAGGCTATCACGTAAAGACATATAATAATGGCGCTACATGCTTAGAACGGCCTTCGTTCTCCATCGCAATACACAAGTGTGAAAGATCCAGAAGAAGAGACATCTGAGCGTGTACAGCAGAGCTGGGATGTGGAGAAGTTGCCCGGTCACATGACCTTGCTGCACTGACCCTATGATTTCGGGTCCCGGCTACAGATACATCCTGTGACCGGAGTCCCTTGGCTTGGTGCGTTTTGCTACCACTCTTAATGCTGCCTTGTATCTGCTTCTGGTGACTCAGTTGTGGGGGTAGAAATGCTCCCCCATATAGTCAGATATGTCCCTTGGCCTTACAAACCAATGACTCCCTCCCTCATCATACGAGGTCCTCTCCATCCTGGTCCTAAGTCTGCTACCTGTTCTATCCCCTCTCCCTGGACATATTACTTGGCTTGCCGGTTCTTTATACACTTTCTGTAGGATTGCGCGGAGCTTGACAGCCGGCCATGTTTTCTGCGGCAGGTGCAGCCTCCGTCACTCACTGTTCTGTGCACTTTATGTAATCCAGTATAGAGTGTTTCAATAAATCTATATTTCTATGTGTGGAGAAAGCCTCATGTGCAGCTTTATAAATAAACTTTGATATTCCCACAAGTGGTGGTGGTCTCCTGAATTGTGTATCACTGGCACTCATTGTCGCTAGCGGTGGCCACGTACGAGACTTCACGATTCAGAAAGCAGCAAAAAGGAAATGCGGCGGCGCGGTCTGGTCAGAGAGGACGAGTATCGTACATAGAATAGGAGGCTTTATTACCAAAGGCACAACACATAAGTGATCTGACACCAGTGATCAATCCATTACCCggcaatgtgtgtgtgtataataaatCGATCTGCGGTGGGCCTTTCGTAATAAAGgacaataaaaacaaaatgttTTTACTTTAAGGCTAAACAAGTAGGAAAGAAGCAGCGGCGTCACGACCAGAAGCTGCGCCCTGAAGATAGCCCAGCACGGAAACTGAATCACTTCTCAGCACGTTACTCTCTAGCCTGTGAAAATACTATACAAGGAGATGATGCCACATTATACAAGAAGATGTGATGCTATACGAAATGTGATGCTATACGAGGAGATGAGACGCTATATGAGAAGATGCAACGCTATACGAGAAGATGTGACGCTATACAAGATGATGCGACACTATACGAGAAGTTACAATGCTATATGAGGAGAAGATGCAATGCTACACGAGAAGATGTGACACTATATGAGAAGATGTGACACTATACAAGGAGAAGATGCAATGCTCTATGAGGAGAAGATGTGACGCTATACAAGGAGAAGATACAATGCTCTACGAGAAGATGCGACACTATACGAAGAGATGATGCAAAGCTATACAAGGAGATGATCTGATGGTGTATGAGGAGAAGATTCAACACTATACGAGGAGATGATTTAACCACATATAATAAAGCTGGAGACTCCAGATCTTATTTTCCTGCATGTAGTCCAGTGAAAGGAGACCTTGAGAAACTTCTATAATTGGAGCACAGGAGTAACAGCAGCACGTCATGTGAAGGTATATAAGGAGGCGCATGACTAAGCAGAACTTAAGAACGTGGGAACAGACATCTTTCGGCACAGGTGGGGTCGGTGTTCCTACCCTGTGACTCATTCACAAGAAGAACATGAAATATTCATCTGGAACAATAGGAAGTGCAGCTGGCACATACCCCAGGAGGAGGCGACCCAAGGCACCAGGGATCCTGAGCACAATCTGCAGGTCACATCTACAAAGATCAGACTGAGACAATAGTATCTTCACAGGATAGAGAGTAAAACACTGAGAAGTAAAAGTCGTCAACGACATATGGATGGAGAACCAAGACAACTGAATGACCGCGAGCAAATCCACACCACTGACAAATAGttctacattatatatacccagagGTGTATACACAGAGAATGGGCGCGCTGGTCTGCATTTATATGGTGAAGACGAGATCTAGAGATAGATTCACACATACATCTGTTTACACGGCTAGCCTACTGTACTcatagcctacaactaccatgatgcattgcacgtCACTGAGCACCAACTCACACTCGCTCTCCCCCTAACACACCTCCGTTCACCTAGCTAGCCCACTCTGATGAGGCTCCATTTCCGAAAACTCACCGGGAAAGGTCACACGACGGCCCCCAGATCTAGgtaaatacacattttttttgtgaagttaggtgggggagggggtttagtttagtggagaaatataattttatctcgaacaacccctttaagcaggacctttcatgtcctcatggatGTGCAGTATTAAGTCGGCTTCCTAGCGGTATCTAATACCAGACATCTATGGGGACGTGTAAAGTTCTCAGTAATGGTtacggccccatgtagcaagacgcAGCCAAgatgtgctgtgggaaaaaccacggccgAAACGTATCACGGCtttcctgcagagttttcctcagcgactttctgcttcagttctaCCAGCAGGCGCCGGCGTTTCCAGACGTCTTATTCACATGCTTCAGTTTACAGACGCAATGTTTTAGCATGTTCGCTTCGAATAGTTTTCTGCaacctgtaaaatgctgcagattgTGCCGTGGCATTCACACTACATGGGACCCCCACCATGTCAGCCTGAATGGTCGCCACCAAATCTGATTGTGTCAATCAATAGTTTCCTCTTTT
It contains:
- the BAG3 gene encoding BAG family molecular chaperone regulator 3 isoform X2 produces the protein MAQFSIPRSVMKSSTLSAAEPLPPGWEMKLDPHTGWPFFVDHNNRTTTWSDPRAQDKMTLSNGPCPEGPKCGNLYYPQLRPGYIPIPIQHEGLDTRQQPPFLHVPQPAMQRVKCEPSMQKRPQSPLLGPNRPQSPAWSPPESPPTDKQGEQIAGSSASRGSLQGQSPPPSEQSLGRQGPGRQGHQLPRGYIPIPVIHEGNVPRQPSHNVPQKSEYQPHHPVFHRIQDERETKQPPKTVSSRESSPARMTPPPPAPAPVTIPIQKVSAPRSHVEVDSAPVLSVHTQKTSPVNVPVHENLPPTAPSPDSTRSTSPAQTTSTSSPPAATNPPRGFVAQTRPLSTEQEQTRIPEDSNLFLQKGRKEEQQHPQQVEDGTTPDEGVPPAEAAEPQTKHPGVLQIERILHRVQALQEAVNSFQGNKNEKKYLMLEEYLTKELLALDSVDPEGRADVRQARRDGVRKVQNILETLEQKATNNPAVELTGNPQELMELAGTMGESPEVLSSAAPVQEASPAQDVSTPSTCARH
- the BAG3 gene encoding BAG family molecular chaperone regulator 3 isoform X1, whose translation is MAQFSIPRSVMKSSTLSAAEPLPPGWEMKLDPHTGWPFFVDHNNRTTTWSDPRAQDKMTLSNGPCPEGPKCGNLYYPQLRPGYIPIPIQHEGLDTRQQPPFLHVPQPAMQRVKCEPSMQKRPQSPLLGPNRPQSPAWSPPESPPTDKQGEQIAGSSASRGSLQGQSPPPSEQSLGRQGPGRQGHQLPRGYIPIPVIHEGNVPRQPSHNVPQKSEYQPHHPVFHRIQDERETKQPPKTVSSRESSPARMTPPPPAPAPVTVQIPIQKVSAPRSHVEVDSAPVLSVHTQKTSPVNVPVHENLPPTAPSPDSTRSTSPAQTTSTSSPPAATNPPRGFVAQTRPLSTEQEQTRIPEDSNLFLQKGRKEEQQHPQQVEDGTTPDEGVPPAEAAEPQTKHPGVLQIERILHRVQALQEAVNSFQGNKNEKKYLMLEEYLTKELLALDSVDPEGRADVRQARRDGVRKVQNILETLEQKATNNPAVELTGNPQELMELAGTMGESPEVLSSAAPVQEASPAQDVSTPSTCARH